In Elephas maximus indicus isolate mEleMax1 chromosome 7, mEleMax1 primary haplotype, whole genome shotgun sequence, the following proteins share a genomic window:
- the LOC126079202 gene encoding olfactory receptor 52A5-like, whose amino-acid sequence MFKLNGTIFMPRLLTLTGIPGLESIQFWIGIPFCAMYIIAIFGNSLLLIIIKTECRLQEPMYLFLAMLGATDIALSTCILPKMLGIFWFHLQEIYFEACLLQMWLIHTLQCIESGILLAMALDRFVAICDPLRHATIFTHQLLTQIGVAVTLRAALLVAPCLILIKCRLKFYRTTVVSHTYCEHMAIVKLAIEDVHINKIYGLFVAFSTLGFDIIFITLSYIQIFITVFNLPQKEARLKAFNTCIAHICVFLEFYFLAFFSFFTHRFGFHIPSYIHILLSNLYLLVPPLLNPIVYGIKTKQIRDRVFKILYSKDAS is encoded by the coding sequence ATGTTCAAACTCAATGGCACAATCTTCATGCCCCGGTTGCTGACACTGACTGGGATCCCTGGCTTGGAGTCTATTCAGTTCTGGATTGGAATTCCTTTCTGTGCCATGTACATCATTGCCATCTTTGGGAATTCCCTGCTTCTTATCATCATCAAAACTGAATGCCGTCTCCAGGAGCCCATGTATCTCTTCTTGGCAATGCTTGGAGCAACAGACATTGCTCTCAGTACATGCATCCTACCCAAAATGCTAGGTATATTCTGGTTCCACTTACAAGAGATATATTTTGAAGCCTGTCTCTTGCAGATGTGGCTTATTCACACATTGCAGTGTATTGAGTCAGGTATTCTGCTGGCCATGGCCCTGGATCGCTTTGTGGCAATCTGTGACCCCCTGAGACATGCAACCATTTTTACCCACCAACTTCTCACTCAGATCGGGGTTGCAGTGACACTCAGAGCTGCCCTCCTTGTAGCTCCATGTCTCATCCTCATCAAATGTCGCCTGAAATTCTACAGGACCACTGTGGTCTCCCACACATACTGTGAGCACATGGCCATTGTAAAATTGGCAATAGAAGATGTTCACATCAACAAGATCTATGGTCTGTTTGTGGCTTTCAGCACACTAGGATTTGACATCATCTTTATCACACTCTCCtacattcaaatatttataaCTGTCTTCAACCTGCCACAAAAGGAAGCAAGGCTCAAAGCCTTTAATACCTGCATTGCCCACATTTGTGTCTTCCTAGAATTTTATTTCTtggctttcttctccttctttacACACAGGTTTGGGTTCCACATCCCATCCTACATTCATATTCTTCTGTCCAACCTTTATCTTCTTGTCCCACCTTTGCTCAATCCCATAGTTTACGGGATAAAGACCAAACAGATTCGAGATCGAGTGTTCAAGATTTTGTACTCTAAGGACGCTTCTTGA